Proteins encoded within one genomic window of Granulicella pectinivorans:
- a CDS encoding UDP-glucose dehydrogenase family protein yields MPKNIQIAVVGSGYVGLVAAVCFAEMGHDVICVDNDERKVKALQGGDTLIHENYLPELLQRYRNTKVRFMSDLAEATRECEAIFIAVGTPQSETGDADLSYVEAVACEIARSITSYKVIVEKSTVPVYTNEWIRRAIERNGVARDLFDVVSNPEFLREGTAVADFLHPDRIVVGADSERAAAVLGGIYAPLTEGTYYQRADAIPGSCGPTAKPPLLNTSTKSAEIIKHASNAFLAVKISFINAVANLCEATDANVEQVAIGMGMDARIGPKFLRPGIGYGGSCFPKDVAAFRSVAEQLGLDFSMLSEVEKINENQKKRFLSKVRTALWTLRGKKLGVLGLAFKGETDDIRESPAIDLVEMFLAEGCSIKAFDPAAMERTAERLPAGPKLSYVESAYAAADDADALLILTDWAEFATLDLKRLNTTLRYPIVIDGRNLYDPHVMLENGLTYISVGRPSAIPPREH; encoded by the coding sequence ATGCCAAAGAATATTCAAATCGCCGTAGTGGGATCAGGATACGTCGGTCTCGTCGCTGCTGTCTGTTTCGCTGAGATGGGTCACGATGTGATTTGCGTCGACAATGACGAGCGGAAGGTCAAGGCCCTTCAGGGTGGCGACACCCTTATCCATGAGAACTACCTCCCCGAACTTCTCCAGCGATACAGGAATACCAAAGTTCGCTTTATGTCGGACCTCGCCGAGGCCACACGGGAGTGCGAGGCTATCTTCATTGCCGTCGGAACACCTCAATCGGAGACCGGCGACGCCGATCTTTCCTACGTCGAGGCGGTTGCATGCGAGATTGCCCGCTCCATCACCAGTTATAAGGTGATCGTGGAAAAGAGCACCGTTCCCGTCTATACCAACGAGTGGATCCGTCGCGCCATTGAGCGCAACGGTGTCGCCCGCGATCTCTTCGACGTGGTTTCGAACCCCGAGTTTCTCCGCGAAGGAACGGCTGTCGCCGACTTCCTGCATCCGGATCGCATCGTGGTCGGTGCCGACTCTGAGCGTGCCGCTGCCGTCCTTGGCGGGATCTACGCCCCTCTGACGGAAGGCACGTACTACCAGCGTGCGGACGCAATCCCCGGTTCCTGCGGCCCCACCGCGAAACCACCTCTGCTCAACACGTCCACCAAGAGCGCCGAGATCATCAAGCACGCCTCGAACGCCTTCCTTGCCGTCAAGATCTCATTCATCAACGCAGTCGCCAATCTCTGCGAAGCAACCGACGCCAACGTGGAGCAGGTTGCCATCGGCATGGGGATGGATGCTCGTATCGGACCTAAGTTCCTCCGTCCCGGGATCGGGTACGGCGGATCCTGCTTCCCCAAGGACGTCGCCGCCTTCCGCTCCGTGGCGGAGCAGCTTGGTCTCGACTTCTCCATGCTCTCCGAAGTCGAAAAGATCAACGAGAACCAAAAGAAGCGCTTCCTCAGCAAGGTCCGCACCGCCCTCTGGACGTTGCGCGGCAAGAAACTCGGCGTTCTCGGGCTCGCATTCAAGGGTGAAACCGATGATATCCGCGAGTCTCCGGCCATCGACCTCGTCGAGATGTTCCTCGCCGAGGGTTGCTCCATCAAGGCGTTCGATCCCGCCGCGATGGAGAGGACCGCGGAGCGCCTGCCCGCCGGTCCGAAGCTGAGCTATGTCGAGTCTGCCTACGCTGCTGCGGATGATGCCGACGCTCTCCTCATCCTCACCGACTGGGCGGAATTTGCCACGCTCGACCTCAAGCGCCTCAACACCACCCTTCGTTACCCCATCGTGATCGACGGACGCAACTTGTACGATCCCCACGTCATGCTGGAAAATGGTCTGACCTATATCAGCGTCGGTCGTCCTTCGGCGATTCCTCCACGCGAGCACTAG
- a CDS encoding UDP-glucuronic acid decarboxylase family protein has translation MSSQTILVTGAAGFLGSHLCDHLLNEGHSVIGVDNLCTGSLANLAHLAEEPRFRFTELDICQPFDVGPVDYVFNFASPASPEDYHRIGIETLLVGSVGTVNTLDIAKKYSAGYLHASTSECYGDPEVHPQVETYWGNVNPVGPRSVYDEAKRFSEAVVTAYNRYHGVNTHLVRIFNTYGPRLQANDGRVISNLMMQALQNLPLTIYGDGSQTRSFCFCTDLIEGIVLLSRSDEHTPVNIGNPIEWTILECAQEILAVTGSSSEIIFKPLPQDDPTRRRPDITKAQNLLGWEPKIKLREGLERSLAHFKACIDAQ, from the coding sequence TTGAGCTCGCAAACGATTCTCGTCACCGGAGCTGCCGGCTTTCTCGGCTCGCATCTCTGCGATCATCTGCTGAATGAGGGCCACAGCGTTATCGGCGTCGATAACCTCTGCACCGGAAGCCTTGCGAACCTGGCACATTTAGCCGAGGAGCCGCGCTTCCGTTTCACCGAGCTCGATATCTGCCAGCCCTTTGATGTGGGACCAGTTGATTATGTCTTCAACTTCGCCAGCCCGGCCAGCCCCGAGGACTACCACCGCATCGGCATCGAGACCCTGCTGGTCGGCTCAGTCGGTACGGTAAATACTCTTGATATTGCGAAGAAGTACTCCGCTGGGTATCTCCATGCTTCAACGTCGGAGTGCTACGGCGATCCCGAGGTGCATCCTCAGGTGGAGACCTACTGGGGCAATGTGAATCCAGTAGGCCCGCGCTCCGTGTACGACGAGGCCAAGCGCTTCTCGGAGGCCGTCGTCACGGCGTATAACCGCTATCATGGCGTGAACACTCACCTCGTTCGCATCTTCAATACCTATGGGCCTCGTTTGCAGGCCAACGATGGTCGGGTCATCTCGAATCTCATGATGCAGGCGCTGCAGAACCTTCCGTTGACCATCTACGGTGACGGCTCGCAGACCCGCAGCTTCTGCTTCTGCACCGATCTCATTGAGGGCATCGTTCTGCTTTCGCGGTCTGATGAACATACTCCGGTCAACATCGGCAATCCCATTGAGTGGACGATTCTTGAGTGCGCCCAGGAGATTCTCGCCGTCACCGGATCGAGCTCCGAGATCATCTTCAAGCCTCTTCCGCAGGATGATCCCACACGCCGCCGGCCAGACATCACCAAGGCCCAAAACCTCCTTGGCTGGGAGCCGAAGATCAAGTTGCGCGAAGGCCTCGAGCGTTCGCTCGCTCATTTCAAGGCGTGCATTGACGCGCAATAA
- a CDS encoding capsule assembly Wzi family protein — translation MRKGFFLTWAGLAVCGFYPALAQTTPAQEPAKTPAPSVAVPSTTPASDLPSLPGYEMQKGKPNDPMPQDPPAKTVPPPQPPPNLTPSVEPTPFSAYVPYGVPDEYLPKGDPDLSDTNGSAYIPLDSWVYPALERLYGMGFIDTMYLSLRPYTRRSVMHMLRYSGESIMQSDNEQAQDILAQLLAELSAEKPANLTDRGLVFGVHQVYDRAMYINGQTLRDSYHLGQTISNDYGRPYEPGFNNIAGASYLAELGRFSFYARAEYQHAPSSANGYQQPLVDTLNYIDQMPTPVPGRANATIPAGTIAAANPFRIVEAALSFHLLSHEFSIGKSDAWLGPAHGAAFAWTNNAENIYSFRINRVEPLRIPLLSRVLGPVRYDFFYGSLKGHTAPNSPYVHSEQFSFSPTVNFQFGFQRTIIFGGAGHSPVTVSKFFKSFFDFADTTAEEKYSRDDPGARFTTFTASYRLPFVRKYATFYVDSMSHDDVTPISAPRRADIRTGLYLSQIPGLRRLDIRAEGVLTDPRVSRSQGGQFAYFETIQKQGYTNKGYIMGDWIGREAKGGQAWFTYHLAPNEYVELQYLRKKNAKDFIYQGTTQDQVKITAVKRFARKYELNAWVQYEKWEAPIYMPGKQSDTTAAVQFSYYPRLHTNDR, via the coding sequence GTGCGCAAGGGATTTTTTCTAACATGGGCTGGGCTGGCCGTGTGCGGGTTTTACCCTGCGCTGGCGCAGACGACACCCGCGCAGGAGCCGGCAAAGACTCCGGCCCCGTCGGTTGCGGTGCCGTCGACGACACCTGCTTCGGATCTTCCTTCCCTGCCCGGCTACGAAATGCAAAAGGGGAAGCCAAACGACCCCATGCCGCAGGATCCTCCGGCCAAGACGGTTCCCCCACCTCAGCCGCCACCTAACCTCACGCCATCGGTCGAGCCAACGCCATTCAGTGCGTATGTACCCTACGGAGTTCCCGATGAGTATCTGCCCAAGGGCGATCCAGACCTGAGCGACACCAACGGATCCGCGTATATTCCGCTCGATAGCTGGGTGTATCCGGCGCTGGAGCGTTTGTACGGCATGGGGTTCATCGACACGATGTACCTGAGCCTGCGACCCTATACGCGCCGCAGCGTCATGCATATGCTCCGCTACTCGGGCGAGAGCATTATGCAGAGCGACAACGAGCAGGCGCAGGATATCCTCGCACAGTTGCTGGCTGAGCTGAGCGCGGAGAAACCGGCCAACCTCACGGATCGCGGCCTCGTCTTCGGCGTGCACCAGGTGTACGACAGGGCCATGTACATCAACGGCCAGACGCTGCGCGACAGCTACCACCTTGGTCAGACGATCTCCAACGACTACGGGCGCCCGTATGAACCAGGCTTCAACAACATCGCCGGAGCAAGCTACCTGGCGGAGCTGGGTCGTTTCTCGTTCTATGCCCGCGCGGAGTATCAGCATGCGCCCTCGTCGGCAAACGGCTATCAACAGCCGCTGGTCGATACGCTGAACTACATCGACCAGATGCCAACGCCCGTCCCGGGCCGGGCAAACGCGACTATTCCCGCCGGCACCATCGCGGCGGCCAATCCATTCCGCATCGTCGAGGCTGCCCTGTCGTTTCACCTGCTGTCTCATGAGTTCTCGATCGGCAAGTCGGACGCGTGGCTCGGGCCCGCCCACGGAGCCGCTTTCGCATGGACAAACAACGCGGAGAATATCTACTCCTTCCGCATCAATCGAGTCGAGCCACTGCGGATTCCCCTTCTCTCGCGTGTCCTCGGTCCAGTGCGGTACGACTTCTTTTACGGGAGTCTGAAGGGACACACCGCCCCGAATAGCCCATACGTCCACTCGGAGCAGTTCTCCTTCAGCCCAACGGTCAACTTCCAGTTTGGCTTTCAGAGAACCATCATCTTCGGCGGTGCGGGTCACTCCCCGGTAACCGTCTCAAAGTTCTTCAAGAGCTTCTTCGACTTCGCAGATACCACCGCCGAGGAGAAATACTCGCGCGACGACCCCGGAGCCCGGTTCACCACGTTCACCGCATCGTACCGTCTGCCGTTTGTGCGGAAGTATGCGACCTTCTACGTCGACTCGATGTCGCATGATGACGTAACGCCGATCAGCGCACCGCGCCGCGCCGACATTCGAACGGGACTCTACCTCTCGCAGATCCCCGGTCTTCGCAGGCTGGATATCCGGGCGGAAGGCGTGCTGACCGATCCTCGCGTCAGCCGCAGCCAGGGAGGACAGTTCGCCTACTTCGAGACAATCCAGAAGCAGGGCTACACGAACAAGGGATACATTATGGGCGACTGGATTGGGCGCGAGGCCAAAGGCGGTCAGGCATGGTTCACGTATCATCTCGCCCCGAACGAGTACGTCGAGCTGCAGTATCTAAGGAAGAAAAACGCGAAGGACTTTATCTACCAGGGAACGACCCAGGACCAGGTGAAGATCACTGCCGTAAAGCGCTTTGCCCGGAAGTACGAGCTGAATGCCTGGGTGCAGTACGAGAAGTGGGAGGCGCCAATCTACATGCCCGGCAAACAGAGCGATACAACGGCAGCGGTGCAATTCAGCTACTATCCGAGACTGCACACGAACGACCGCTAG
- a CDS encoding thiamine pyrophosphate-dependent enzyme produces MSHKSLRTMFTFMVKARVLLGRMKAGRGQRAALADVACWASTVVGLEDGDVALGCREDGVLEGMRGVSVVAIAGGVERLYAGIGAALGLKKGRVVMVFVERHEAGGRGWDEALRVAAELPIIIVVLPRWKGVETDADLCKEARLAGVPGIPVDGQDAKALYRVAQESLGRARADGGCALIETVMLPDASDAIAGLAEYLLARKVANKAWVDGVEKKFVALLGQRIG; encoded by the coding sequence ATGAGTCACAAATCGTTGCGCACGATGTTCACCTTCATGGTGAAGGCTCGTGTGTTGCTGGGGCGCATGAAAGCGGGGCGCGGGCAGAGGGCGGCGTTGGCGGACGTTGCCTGCTGGGCCAGCACCGTGGTAGGGCTCGAGGACGGCGACGTCGCTCTGGGATGCCGGGAAGACGGCGTTCTTGAAGGCATGCGAGGCGTTTCCGTCGTTGCGATCGCCGGAGGCGTCGAGAGGCTTTATGCCGGGATTGGCGCGGCACTTGGGCTGAAGAAGGGCCGCGTGGTCATGGTGTTTGTCGAACGCCATGAGGCTGGCGGCAGGGGCTGGGATGAGGCTCTCCGCGTTGCGGCCGAGTTGCCCATCATCATCGTGGTGCTGCCCCGCTGGAAGGGTGTGGAGACGGATGCCGACCTGTGCAAAGAGGCTCGTTTGGCGGGTGTTCCTGGGATTCCCGTCGATGGACAGGACGCCAAGGCGCTCTACCGTGTGGCGCAGGAGTCGCTGGGGCGTGCACGCGCCGATGGCGGATGCGCTCTGATCGAAACAGTCATGCTGCCGGATGCGAGCGACGCGATTGCGGGTCTGGCCGAGTACCTCCTGGCGCGCAAAGTGGCGAACAAGGCGTGGGTGGATGGGGTGGAGAAGAAGTTCGTTGCACTGTTGGGTCAACGGATCGGCTAA
- the aceE gene encoding pyruvate dehydrogenase (acetyl-transferring), homodimeric type has translation MDSAAKQDFAAQVAEWMEAFDDVVAEGRELGTELLEALKKRALEKGVATPAGVSTPYKNTIPVEDQVAYPGDLAMEKKVESLIRWNAMSMVHLQNKKDAGIGGHISTYQSQATLLEVGFNHFFHASYGDQPGDFIYFQGHASPGLYARAFLEGRLTEQHLKNFRHELRDTPGLSSYPHPWLMKDFWNFPTVSMGIGPLNALYQARFMKYLENRGLIEKTDRKVWAFLGDGETDEVDTLGAISLGTREKLDNLIFVVNCNLQRLDGPVRGNSRIIDELEGMFRGAGWNVIKVIWGSDWDELFARDKSGLLLKRMEECVDGEYQAFKAKDGAYLRKEFFGKYPELIELVKDKTDAELQLLTRGGHDPLKVYNAYKQATEHKGGPTVVLAKTVKGYGIAADQARNPTHSSKKLTDDGLDAFQKFFNIPVPEQTVKDASPFRPADDTPEMQYMHARRKEMGGYLPSRTVPKIEFKAPELDFYKDWLSGSKGRAVSTTMSFVNLMNGLLKNPVVGKLVVPIIPDEGRTFGFESVMKAVSIYAPEGQKYVPHDAAMLLSYSEKKTGQILEEGITEAGSMASFTAAGTAYSNYGVPMIPFYMYYSMFGFQRIGDMAWAFADSRGKGFMMGGTAGRTTMLGEGLQHQDGHSHVLSATIPTCVSYDPAYAFELAVVVQDGIKRMYEKMEDVFYYVTMYNEDYPMPAMPEGVAEGILKGLYKFQAGEGKATVQLFGSGPILNEVLKAQAMLAEKYKIVADVWSVPSYTQVRRDALATERWNRLHPAEKAKKNYLETVLEGAEGPIIAASDYMKVIPDALSPWLPGRLVTLGTDGFGRSDNREYLRAHFEVNAASIVGATLSKLARDGKFDAKKAQKALTDLGLNVDANDPART, from the coding sequence ATGGATAGCGCCGCGAAGCAGGATTTTGCCGCACAGGTTGCGGAGTGGATGGAAGCGTTTGACGATGTAGTCGCCGAAGGCCGGGAGCTTGGGACGGAGCTTCTGGAGGCTCTGAAGAAAAGGGCGCTTGAAAAGGGCGTAGCCACACCCGCAGGCGTTTCGACGCCGTACAAGAACACAATTCCGGTGGAAGACCAGGTTGCCTATCCGGGTGATCTCGCCATGGAAAAGAAGGTTGAGAGCCTGATTCGCTGGAACGCGATGTCGATGGTTCACCTGCAGAACAAGAAGGACGCGGGTATCGGCGGCCATATCTCGACGTACCAGTCGCAGGCCACGCTGCTGGAGGTGGGGTTCAACCACTTCTTCCATGCCTCCTACGGCGACCAGCCGGGCGACTTCATCTACTTCCAGGGGCACGCCTCGCCGGGTCTTTATGCGCGTGCGTTCCTCGAAGGGCGCCTCACCGAACAGCATCTGAAAAACTTCCGCCACGAACTGCGCGATACCCCTGGCCTTTCGAGCTATCCGCACCCGTGGCTGATGAAGGATTTCTGGAACTTCCCCACTGTTTCGATGGGCATCGGGCCCCTGAATGCGCTTTATCAGGCTCGGTTCATGAAGTACCTGGAGAACCGCGGCCTGATCGAGAAGACCGACCGCAAGGTCTGGGCGTTCCTGGGCGACGGCGAGACGGATGAGGTCGACACGCTGGGTGCAATCTCGCTGGGTACACGGGAGAAGCTCGACAACCTGATCTTCGTCGTGAACTGTAACCTGCAGAGGCTGGACGGACCAGTTCGCGGCAATAGCCGCATCATCGATGAACTGGAAGGGATGTTCCGCGGAGCAGGCTGGAACGTGATCAAGGTGATCTGGGGGTCGGACTGGGATGAGCTGTTCGCCAGGGACAAGTCCGGCCTGCTGCTGAAGCGCATGGAAGAGTGCGTGGATGGCGAGTACCAGGCGTTCAAGGCGAAGGACGGCGCGTATCTGCGCAAGGAGTTCTTCGGCAAGTATCCGGAGCTCATCGAGCTGGTGAAGGATAAGACGGATGCGGAGTTGCAGCTTCTGACGCGCGGCGGACATGATCCATTGAAGGTCTACAACGCCTACAAGCAGGCGACAGAGCATAAGGGCGGCCCGACCGTGGTGCTGGCCAAGACAGTGAAAGGCTACGGTATCGCGGCCGACCAGGCGAGAAACCCGACGCACTCTTCGAAGAAACTGACGGACGACGGTCTCGATGCGTTCCAGAAGTTCTTCAACATTCCCGTTCCCGAGCAGACGGTGAAGGATGCCAGCCCCTTCCGGCCGGCGGACGATACCCCCGAGATGCAGTACATGCATGCTCGCCGCAAGGAGATGGGCGGCTACCTGCCCTCTCGCACCGTGCCGAAGATCGAGTTCAAGGCACCCGAGCTGGACTTTTACAAGGACTGGCTGAGCGGATCGAAGGGTCGGGCCGTTTCGACGACGATGAGCTTTGTGAATTTGATGAACGGCCTGCTGAAGAATCCGGTCGTGGGCAAGCTCGTGGTTCCCATCATTCCGGACGAGGGCCGCACCTTCGGTTTTGAATCGGTGATGAAAGCAGTCTCGATCTACGCGCCGGAGGGGCAGAAGTATGTGCCGCACGACGCGGCGATGTTGCTCTCGTACAGCGAAAAGAAGACTGGGCAGATTTTGGAGGAAGGCATCACGGAAGCCGGGTCGATGGCCTCGTTTACCGCTGCGGGAACGGCGTATTCGAACTACGGCGTGCCGATGATTCCCTTCTACATGTACTACTCGATGTTCGGCTTCCAGCGCATTGGCGATATGGCCTGGGCGTTCGCGGACTCGCGGGGCAAGGGATTCATGATGGGTGGCACGGCTGGCCGTACGACGATGCTCGGCGAAGGGCTGCAACATCAGGACGGCCACAGCCATGTGCTTTCGGCGACGATTCCGACCTGCGTGTCGTACGATCCTGCCTACGCGTTTGAGCTTGCAGTCGTGGTGCAGGACGGCATCAAGCGCATGTACGAGAAGATGGAGGATGTCTTCTACTACGTGACCATGTACAACGAAGATTACCCCATGCCGGCGATGCCGGAGGGTGTTGCCGAGGGCATTCTCAAGGGTCTTTACAAGTTCCAGGCCGGCGAGGGCAAGGCCACGGTGCAGTTGTTTGGCTCCGGACCGATCCTGAACGAGGTGCTGAAGGCGCAGGCGATGCTGGCCGAGAAGTACAAGATCGTCGCCGATGTGTGGAGCGTTCCCAGCTACACCCAGGTACGTCGCGACGCGCTGGCGACCGAGCGCTGGAATCGTCTGCATCCGGCGGAGAAGGCGAAGAAGAACTATCTGGAGACAGTCCTCGAAGGTGCTGAAGGGCCGATCATTGCAGCCAGCGACTATATGAAGGTCATCCCGGATGCGCTGTCTCCCTGGCTTCCGGGCCGCCTGGTGACACTGGGCACGGATGGTTTCGGACGCAGCGACAACCGCGAGTACCTGCGAGCGCACTTCGAGGTGAATGCAGCGTCGATCGTGGGTGCCACGCTCTCGAAACTCGCTCGCGACGGGAAGTTCGACGCGAAGAAAGCCCAGAAGGCGCTCACGGACCTCGGGCTGAATGTGGATGCAAACGATCCGGCCAGGACTTAG
- a CDS encoding tetratricopeptide repeat protein translates to MPFRCRLCAAAIAVFLVLRGPALAQIDDTRHLQEWEQCTDSDVRAAIEACTSILDARIDPPAQLAVAFNSRGVAHFTRGESDLALADLFQAIRLRPGYAVALNNRGTVYANRHAYDLAIADFTEALRVDTTHAPGFDPASTLASRGAVYALQGDSEHAIEDFTQVIQRRPTDAEAFFNRANARVSSGDLARALEDYERALALHPGLPGVAEARKRTAQRAGLLAPPEGPQPSLPVCVALPRSSPQAQPSYVDDAVDHLRKSIPELRSLWPEPADSTQTASIIAQTSAAIAAMLPRIPNLIAREEVRRNVRTETAAKAVQVPSGGGRGGRLGRADMNEGGNEPSSHEVTTVYTYRIVRRHEPLDAQDMDAQDVEELRTDAKNRPLAATDDAQNVGFGALWLLFAPANLEEAHFRSLGRQKIAGHETFVLSFVQRTDKARLGTVVGPVNARCNTFIQGVVWIDQASFHLIRMQTDLLAPIPGLQIEKIRSILKYSEVRIPERALSLWLPTDVSISWKQGVQDDSETHHYSKYRLFAGTARIVPVTDPTPP, encoded by the coding sequence ATGCCCTTTCGGTGTCGTCTATGCGCGGCCGCCATCGCGGTCTTCCTCGTGCTGCGTGGCCCTGCACTCGCGCAGATCGACGATACGCGGCACCTGCAGGAGTGGGAGCAGTGCACCGATTCGGATGTCCGCGCAGCCATCGAAGCCTGCACCTCCATCCTCGATGCCCGTATCGATCCGCCCGCGCAACTCGCCGTCGCCTTCAACAGCCGGGGCGTAGCGCACTTTACCCGAGGAGAGTCCGATCTCGCGCTCGCCGACCTCTTCCAGGCAATCCGCCTCCGTCCCGGATATGCCGTCGCCCTGAACAACCGGGGCACTGTCTACGCAAACCGCCACGCCTATGATCTTGCGATCGCCGACTTCACCGAGGCACTCCGCGTCGACACCACGCACGCCCCCGGCTTCGATCCCGCCAGCACCCTGGCCAGCCGTGGCGCGGTGTACGCCCTCCAGGGTGACTCCGAGCACGCCATCGAGGACTTCACGCAGGTCATCCAGCGCAGGCCCACCGATGCGGAAGCTTTCTTCAACCGAGCCAACGCCCGCGTCAGCTCCGGAGACCTAGCCCGTGCGCTCGAAGACTACGAGAGGGCGCTCGCCCTGCACCCGGGGCTCCCTGGCGTCGCCGAAGCACGAAAGAGGACCGCGCAACGTGCCGGGCTCCTGGCCCCGCCTGAAGGCCCTCAGCCTTCTCTCCCCGTCTGTGTCGCTCTGCCCCGCAGCTCACCGCAGGCCCAGCCGTCGTACGTTGACGATGCCGTCGATCATCTCCGCAAGAGCATCCCGGAGCTGCGCAGCCTCTGGCCTGAACCCGCCGATAGCACTCAAACTGCCTCGATCATCGCGCAAACCTCGGCGGCCATCGCGGCGATGCTCCCCAGGATTCCTAATCTCATTGCACGCGAGGAGGTCCGGCGCAACGTACGGACAGAGACCGCAGCGAAGGCCGTGCAGGTCCCTTCAGGGGGAGGCCGGGGAGGACGCCTTGGTCGGGCCGATATGAATGAGGGGGGCAATGAGCCCTCGTCGCACGAAGTGACCACCGTCTACACCTACCGCATCGTCCGGCGGCATGAACCCTTGGACGCTCAGGACATGGACGCCCAGGACGTAGAAGAGCTTCGTACCGACGCGAAGAACCGCCCGCTCGCTGCCACCGACGATGCGCAGAACGTCGGATTCGGCGCACTGTGGCTCCTCTTCGCCCCGGCCAATCTCGAAGAAGCGCACTTCCGCTCTCTCGGCCGGCAGAAGATCGCCGGTCACGAGACCTTCGTGCTCTCCTTCGTTCAGCGGACTGACAAGGCGCGGCTCGGTACCGTGGTTGGACCGGTCAACGCGCGTTGCAACACCTTCATCCAGGGTGTCGTCTGGATCGATCAGGCCAGCTTCCATCTCATCCGCATGCAAACCGACCTTTTGGCACCGATCCCCGGTCTCCAGATCGAGAAGATACGCTCCATCCTCAAGTACTCCGAGGTCAGGATCCCTGAGCGGGCTCTCTCGCTTTGGCTTCCCACCGATGTCAGCATCAGTTGGAAGCAGGGCGTGCAGGACGACAGCGAGACCCACCACTATTCGAAGTACCGCCTCTTCGCCGGCACCGCCCGGATTGTACCGGTCACCGACCCTACGCCACCCTAG
- a CDS encoding M24 family metallopeptidase, whose amino-acid sequence MPTRRSFLLSSAAATAALPLAAQSAPVLPAPIAALSNRSHEAVPITLAERQRRVDRARELMKQQKIAAIAITGGTSLVYFTGIRSGVSERMFAWILPASGAPYIVCPAFEEARMTEQLSQMPDGAHTRIYTWNEDEDPYALLVAHIPGPGPLALDERVPFVYADRLAKAAPSRTIVSGIPVTAGCRAIKSSAELAIMQLANNITLSCYKAAYESGHPGMTTAEFTALVSKGFAQCGVSGAISCQTGEWSALPHGSIKPQVIRENQIVLIDDGCVLEGYVSDISRTFVYGKASDRQKKIFDVVHAAQAAALSAAKVGAPCHVVDDAARKIVTDAGFGPDYKTFSHRLGHGIGMDGHEWPYLVRGNNQPLEVGMCFSDEPGIYLPGEFGVRLEDDWHMAAQGGVMFTPTSSSLEHPFD is encoded by the coding sequence ATGCCCACACGACGCTCTTTCCTGCTCTCGTCCGCTGCCGCTACTGCGGCTCTGCCTCTTGCTGCCCAGTCCGCCCCGGTGCTTCCCGCTCCCATCGCCGCGCTCAGCAACCGCAGCCATGAAGCTGTGCCCATCACGCTCGCTGAGCGGCAAAGGCGCGTAGACCGGGCCCGTGAGCTGATGAAGCAGCAGAAGATAGCAGCGATCGCGATCACCGGCGGAACCTCGCTCGTCTACTTCACCGGCATCCGCTCCGGGGTGTCGGAGCGCATGTTCGCATGGATCCTCCCCGCCTCGGGCGCACCATACATCGTCTGCCCGGCGTTTGAAGAGGCGCGAATGACCGAGCAGCTCTCGCAGATGCCGGATGGCGCGCACACCCGCATCTACACCTGGAACGAAGATGAAGACCCGTATGCGCTTCTCGTCGCCCACATTCCCGGCCCGGGCCCGCTCGCTCTCGATGAGCGTGTGCCCTTCGTCTATGCGGACCGCCTGGCCAAGGCAGCGCCATCCCGCACGATTGTGTCTGGCATTCCGGTCACTGCCGGCTGCCGCGCCATCAAATCGTCCGCCGAACTGGCGATCATGCAGCTTGCCAACAACATCACGCTCTCCTGCTATAAAGCAGCCTACGAATCGGGCCATCCGGGGATGACGACGGCCGAGTTCACGGCGCTCGTGTCGAAGGGGTTTGCTCAGTGTGGCGTCTCCGGTGCGATCTCCTGCCAGACCGGCGAGTGGTCTGCGCTTCCGCATGGGTCGATCAAGCCGCAGGTCATTCGCGAGAACCAGATCGTACTCATCGACGATGGCTGCGTGCTCGAAGGGTACGTCTCGGATATCTCGCGCACCTTCGTCTACGGCAAGGCCAGCGATCGTCAGAAGAAGATTTTCGATGTCGTTCATGCGGCGCAGGCCGCGGCTCTGTCGGCAGCAAAGGTGGGTGCACCCTGCCATGTGGTCGATGACGCCGCACGGAAGATCGTGACGGATGCCGGATTCGGCCCGGACTACAAGACGTTTTCCCATCGGCTGGGCCATGGAATCGGCATGGACGGCCATGAGTGGCCGTATCTGGTCCGCGGAAACAACCAGCCGCTTGAAGTGGGGATGTGCTTCTCCGACGAGCCCGGGATCTATCTACCGGGCGAGTTCGGGGTCAGGCTGGAAGACGATTGGCACATGGCCGCGCAGGGCGGAGTGATGTTTACGCCGACCAGCAGCAGCCTGGAGCATCCCTTCGACTAG